The Bacillota bacterium DNA segment CACCGACGCCGCCCGGGGACATCACGATGCGTGGCGTCCCCGCCAACTCATCGAGGAAATACTTGAGGAGGACGCGGAAGAGGGCGTCGTCACCGACCCGCTTCTCCTCGGCCGGGTGCCCGTTGATGAAGACGGTCAACCCGCCGCCGGGGAAACGGTGAAGCCAGACGTCAGGAGCGACCAAGACCGCCCCCTTGGGGGCGACGGCCCGCCGCGGGCTGGGCATCGGGATCAGCCCGACCGGCCTGAAGTAGGGGCCGTCGAGGATCCCCGGGTCGATCAGAGCCGTGACCGGTGAGCCGGGCGGAAAGGTCCACAAGGTGGGCGGGGCCACGCCCCCGGGCGCCTCGGAGTCCAGCGGGGTCAGGCCCAGGAGCCCCCAGAGTCCGGCGGCGTCGCCCCCTCCCCCGTCGCCGGCGGTCCAGGCACAGACCAGCTTTCCGCCATGGTCACGGACGTAGGAGGCCAGGACTTCGACCGTGCCCGGTGGGAGGGCGACGTTCTCGGGCAGGATGACGGCCGAGTAACCCGCCCTCAGGTGGGTCGGCCCCAGCCCCTCGATCTCGATCGGGGTCAAGGTGCCCGTGGGATACCCCTCGTCGCCCAGGAATCGCCAATAGATGGCGCGGGGGGTGGGTTCTTCCGGGTTCGTCGCCGTGGTCCCCGGTCCCACCAAGCCGACCCTTAGTCGGAGCCCGGGACGGCCGGCAGGGTCCCGGGGGGATGGACTTGTCGGCCCCAGGGGACGGCCGGTCCACCCGGCAAGCTCCCCGCGGGCGGCCACGCCGGCACCCAGGTCACCGGCGTGACCCTCCGAACCTTTCCTCCGCCAGTCAATCCCCTCGCCGGTCAGCCCAGTCCCTGAGAAGAGGATAAAGGCCAGCAGGACGGCGCCGAAGGCGCGGTGGGCGGGGGCCGATCGCCGCCCGGGCCTCGCTCCGGCGCGTTCTCCCGTAAGACGTCTCCAGGGTCTCTGCGTCAAGTCGACCTCCCCGGCGGTCCATCGACCGCCCGACAGTATCCTTCCCCGGCCGACGGGTCGCCCCGGCCCGCAGGACATGGAAAAAGCCGGGGTCCCCCTGGGGAACCCCGGCTCAGCTTCATTCTCGGTGGGTCGACTGTCGAACCTATCGTCCGTCGGCGGCGTCGGAGGTCCGGGTCATGGCCCGGTCACCTCATAGAGGCTGATCTTAGGCGACGGCGATCCGGCCGCCAATCCGGGTCCGAGCTTGGATTCCAGTTCCTTGGGGACGCTGACGACCTCCGGCAACCCATCGGAGATATACCGCCGGATTGGGTCGCTGAGGTTGGAGAACCACTTGTCCAGTTCCGACTGGATGGCTTGGACTCGCGGCAGCCGGTATGGGTCAAAGCCCTTGGCGAAGGGTGATGACGCCGGCTCGGCTCCGACCAGCAGGACGGCCTTCATTTGGTAGTCGGTCCCCTCGTAGCTCCCGGACTTGAGCAGTTCCGGGTTCCGCGGGGCGATCCCGAACGGCAGGGCCAGGCTCTGGGTCTGATACCCGGGGACGACCTCGGCCACCATCTTATTGGGCCTGGCCAGCTCACGCAGGACTTCCTCGGCGCTCAGTTGGGAAAGCTTGTCGTGCCGCATGGTGTGGTTGCCGATCTCGAAGCCGTTGTTGATGAGGAAGCTTATCTTCTGCCGGGCGTAGTCCTTCTGCCCGAACGGATACGGCCACAGGACATAGAACGTTCCGGCCAGGCCGAAGTCGGGGTGCTTCTCATGGAAGGCGACGAGCATGCCGACGGCGGAATCCGGGTCGATCACCGGCTGCCCGTCCTTGATTAGGTAGCGGAACTGGCCCGGGTCGGAATCATCGAAGGTCAGGACAACCGGCGACATCCCCGCCGGCAGATCGATCTTCCCGGCCAGGTAGTCCTGGAGGTTGACCAGCCGGTAACCTTTCTCATAAAGGGTCTCGAGGTCCTTCCGGAAATTGGCCGAGCTTCGCCGCCAGCGCGCCTCCTCCCCGCCGACCTCGTGGTACTCGAGGATGAGGACGTTGCCGAGCTCGTTGGGATGGTATTGCTTCTGAATTTCGGCCAGCGTCGGAGCAGGCGGCTGAGTGACCCCGCCCGGGTCGGTGCCCGGGCCGGTGCCCGGGCCGCCTTGGCCGGGGTCGCCGGCCGGACCGCGCCCGGCGCAGCCAGCTCCCAGAACCGGAAGACTGAGAACCAAGGCCCCCAGGACCAAGACGGCCAATCCCCTGACCACGCGGCCGGTCAGAAGCCCTCCCCGATCCTCCCGACCTTTCACCTTTCGCGACTCAAAGCGGTCTTTGCCCATCACCTTCAGCGTATCCTCCGTTCGGCAGGGTCGGCCGGTCGCTGAGGGGCGACCGGGTGAACGGACCGGTCGACCCTCTCCGTCCTCTTTCGACGATACGTGCCGCTTCTCGGTTCGCCGGAAAAGCCGTTTTACCTTTGTTTCGTCGACACTTTCGGCTGGTGACTTTGTCCCATCATTGTGCTAAAATGGCAGCGGTGGTCGACCGTTCTCGGCCGGCCCGAGGAGGTCTCCAGGACATGGAGGGCACGATGAAGGCCCTTACCAAAGGCGCGGCCGGTCCAGGTTTGGAGCTCCGGACCGTCGCCATCCCCGAAATCGGTCCCCACGACGTCCTGGTCAAGGTCGAAGTGGCCTCGATCTGCGGGACGGACCTTCATATCTACAATTGGGACCCATGGTCCCAAGGCCGGATAAAACCCCCCCGGATCATCGGTCACGAATTCGCGGGCCGGATCGTCGAGCTCGGCCGGGAAGTCGAAGGCCTCAGCCCGGGGGCTTTCGTGTCCGCCGAGAGCCATACCACCTGCGGTACGTGCTATCAATGCCGG contains these protein-coding regions:
- a CDS encoding polysaccharide deacetylase family protein, with translation MGKDRFESRKVKGREDRGGLLTGRVVRGLAVLVLGALVLSLPVLGAGCAGRGPAGDPGQGGPGTGPGTDPGGVTQPPAPTLAEIQKQYHPNELGNVLILEYHEVGGEEARWRRSSANFRKDLETLYEKGYRLVNLQDYLAGKIDLPAGMSPVVLTFDDSDPGQFRYLIKDGQPVIDPDSAVGMLVAFHEKHPDFGLAGTFYVLWPYPFGQKDYARQKISFLINNGFEIGNHTMRHDKLSQLSAEEVLRELARPNKMVAEVVPGYQTQSLALPFGIAPRNPELLKSGSYEGTDYQMKAVLLVGAEPASSPFAKGFDPYRLPRVQAIQSELDKWFSNLSDPIRRYISDGLPEVVSVPKELESKLGPGLAAGSPSPKISLYEVTGP